Proteins from one Choloepus didactylus isolate mChoDid1 chromosome 4, mChoDid1.pri, whole genome shotgun sequence genomic window:
- the RPS29 gene encoding 40S ribosomal protein S29, whose amino-acid sequence MRYILPSFSSLHPWKMGHQQLYWSHPRKFGQGSRSCRVCSNRHGLIRKYGLNMCRQCFRQYAKDIGFIKLD is encoded by the exons ATGCGTTAtatacttccttccttttcctcgtTGCATCCCTGGAAGATGGGTCACCAGCAGCTCTACTGGAGTCATCCCCGAAAATTCGGCCAGGGTTCTCGCTCTTG CCGCGTCTGCTCAAACCGGCACGGTCTGATCCGGAAATACGGCCTCAATATGTGCCGCCAGTGTTTCCGTCAGTACGCGAAGGATATAGGCTTCATCAAG ttggacTAA